One Peromyscus eremicus chromosome 17, PerEre_H2_v1, whole genome shotgun sequence genomic window, CTCCAGGAACCACACCACTGGCTGTGGTTGGCTGACCGAGGTTTGGGGGTGCCCTGTTGACCACAGATGCATGGGCCAGAGTTGGGGACATAACACTGACCGCAAAAGGCTGGGCTAGGCTTGGTGGCACGCTGTGGGACATGGGGGGCTGCACAAAGTTTGAGGTTACAATCGTGGCCACACAAGGCTGGGTGAAATTTGATGGCATGCTGCAGGGCACAAATGGTTGGAAAAAGTTTGGGGACACCCCAGTGGCTACAGATGTCTGAATTGAGTCTGGATGCCCTGTACCGTGTCGGGGCATGGGAGAGGAGCCAGCTGGTGGCCAGCTGTTCACAGGTGACTGAGCGGCCCTTGGGGCCACGTGGGTAGTGGCACACAGCTGGGGCTGGCTTGAAGCTAACCCAGGGCTCACTGGCTGCTTGCCTAAGACCACCACATCAGCACCAGAGGTCTGGGTAAAGTTTGAGGGTACCTCGGAGGTCATATGTGGCTGGGTATAGATTGGGGACCCTCTGTAGTACAGAAATGGCTGACTAAAATTTGTAGGTAACCCATAATACATCAATGGTTCTGTCAGTGTTGGGGATACCCCAGTATCCATAGATGGCTGGGCTAAAGTTGGGAACACCCTAGTGGCCACAGATGGATGGGCCAGGCTTGGGGCTACCCCAGTGTCCGTGGATGGCTGGGTCAGGCTTGGGGACACAGTACTGGACCCTGCAGGCTGAGATGAGATTGGACACAGCCCTGTGGTCTCTAATGGTTGACTTAGGCATGGTGATACCTCACTGGCTTTAGGTGCCTGGCCAGGGCTTGGGGCTCTCCCATCAGCCAGTATGTCCTGGGGTAGGGTAGGATCCAGCTGAGTGACCCCCCTTAGCTGCAGGTCTCTAGCGTGGATCTGGTGACTCCCCCCACGCCAGGGTGCAGTGGTGTCCTGGGACAGTCCCTCTGATAGGTCTCCAGTACTGTAGTCAGATCCACTATCCGAGTCCCAGTGGACATTCAGGGCCAGGCTGGTGCTCCGGAAGAGGAGGGGCCCAAGATCCAGGGGTGGCCGTTGGAACTGGGGGACCGTGTGCTGAGAACCAGCTGGCCATGTTCTTTCCAGCGGCCCCCGGGGCCTGTGCCTCACCTCCCTGGAGCTTTTCAACACTGGCTGGGAGTCCTGCAAGTCATCCTCCCCGCGACCACCCAGAACTTCTGAAGGCGTCAGGCTGGATGGTGTGGAGGCGCTGGCCGGGGTGCCGCTCTGCAGGGAACTGTGAGAGTCCCCGTTCTGGCTGTGGACAACTGAACCCCTGGGATAGCTCTTAGCTAACACGATCTTTGGGTGTTGCGGGAACGCGGCCAGTAACTCATCCAGAAGGGATACGTGGTGGCCAGTGGCCTGCCcctggggatgggatggggtcAAGGGTACTTGGGGATGCCTTTCCTGTTTGGGGGTGGATGTGCTGGAGACCTTTTGCAGCTTAGGATCTAGGTACACTGACGATGACTGGCCACTGTGTTGTTCATCTACTATAGTCCTCACTACGGTGACTATTTCCTTATCGGCCAGTCTATGACCCAATGGCAGGACCTGCCTAACATTCTGCTTCGGTGATGGAGTTCGACTCTTGACTATGGAAGAGCAATGGCCACAGGGAGACATCTTGTGTGCCCCCAGGTTCGGACACTGGCACGCACCGCCCTGGCAGGCGGTGGGTTGCTGGAACATGGGGTACTTCCCACTGCCCACGCCACTCGAATGTTTGCTGGCCTCCATGTTGCCCTCTCGGTCTGACGCCCATGGGCGGGGCACCCTGCTGGCCAGGGGTTGCTGGCGGGAGCTCGGGGCTGTGCTGCTGGTCACTGATGGCTGGTTACTGCTTGGGCCCACACCATTGGCAACAAGGGGCTGACACGGACAGGGAGGGGGCTGTTGGGAAGATCGCTTGGGGACATGGGGACCCTCACCACACGCCATGGGGTCAAAATCCAATGGCTTCAGGTACAGACCAGAACAGAGTCCTGAACCCCTCTCCCGGGACAGTGTGGGTACTTTGAGTAGGGGACACTGGTAAGTGCTGGTAACCATCCCTCCAGAAaaggagcctatgggggactcTGGCGAGCAGGGTGACCCCTCCAAGGTGGCCCCATCCCCTTTACCCCACAGGATCCCATCGGCCTGTCCGCCCTTCCATGGTAGCCTGACCTTGCTACACCGTGCTCGTACGGGACCCAGCGCAGGTCCCCACGCCACCGACAGGCTTCCGCTGCAAGTCACCTCCACTGGGGCAGGTGCCGCGGTCATCCGGCTTCCCACCATTTTCGAGGTGGCCTTGGGGAGGAAGGCACCCGTTCTCTGGGCCATCTGGGCCAAGGACTGAGTGAACACAGCGCCCAGCTCACCCTGGCACAGAGCCTGGCTGAGCGTGGTCCTCTCGTCCTCTGTCAAGACCTTGCACAGGACCTCAGCCAGCTTGCCCTGTGTGGCTTTGCTGAGTTCCGGACGCAGCTCACCACGGGACAGGGCCCGGGACAGGGTGATGCCCAGTTCACCCCATGACAACACCTTCATCAATGCCATTCCCAGCATGCCTTGAGGCAGGGCCTTGACCACAGAGGGCCCTAATACTTCCCGGGACAGAGCCTGGCTCAGCGCTGTCCTTACTTCCCCCTGAGAAAGTGTCTTGGCTAGGAGTGTCCGCAGGTCCTCAGGGGAGCCTAGCATGGCCACCAGGTCTGCACACAGGGATGCAATGGACGCTGCCAGGTCTTCATGGCAGGACACTGCCTGGCTGGGCACAGGGGGTGGTGCTGGGTTCTGGGTCTGTCCACGGTCACCCCAGGATTCTGCATTGCATACAGGGGGTCCAGTGGGAGTCAGCAGAGGTACCAGCATGCCTTGGATATCTGTGGCCACTGAGCGTGGGTTCTGCGTGGCCTTGTTTTGTGCATGGCTATGGAGCGGGGGCTGGGTCATGTTCCTGTCATCTGGCTTGGCACGGGGTCCGGTGTTAAGTGTCCCAAAATGTTGCCAGAACTGGACAGGTGTCTTGGTCGTGCCTAGGAGTGGCTGCGACTGGGTCTTGCTACTGAGGTCAGTGGCAGGGTGGGCAGCCAAGAGGCACTTGGCCGTTTCGGAGGCCAGCTCGGCCTGAGGCTGGGTCTTCGCCAGCCCCATGGGCAGATGGGCCTGGGATGGGGCCTTGGCCAGACATGTGATGAGATGGGCCAGGGACGGGGCCTTGCTGAGTTTAGTGGGCGGACAGACCTGGCACGCGGCCTTGGCGGGTTTGGTGTTCGTGGTTTTCGAATGCTCAGCAGGTAGACGCAGCTGCGGTGAGCTTTTGGTCGGGTGAGaggccatgtggtgctgggaagtgGGGGTGAGTGGACATGTGTTTGGGTATCCTTCAGGAGGGACAAAGGTCATCCCCGGGGAGCGTGCTTTCGGGGAGGCTGTGGCTGAACATGACGCAGCCGGGTGAGCTCTTGACACAGGTCTGGTCTGTTCGCTCGCAGGTTGGAGCTGGGCCGTGAGTGACATCAGGTGTGCGGCCAGTGGCGAGGAGGACGGGGCGGCAGAGGGACCGACGGGTGGACGTCGTCCCTCAAGTAGGCCCGTGGCCAGCCCGGATATCGGGTGAGACTGTGACAGAGCCTTAGAGACCGGTGAGGACGGAGGGGCTCGGGGATGGCTGGTGGGTGGCTGGACTTGAGAGGAGGCCGTGGTCAGGGGGACAGCCAGCTGGGCCTGGGACAGGGTCACAGTCATCTCTTCCGGCATGTACACCTTGGAGTGGATCTTCACAACCTCCGCCTTCTGCTGGATCTGAGTCAGGGGCTTGTTCCTGTCTTCTGTCACTCTTGTCCACGACAGAGCCCTGGTGACAATGGTCGCATTAGTCTTGGGAGCTGCTTCCTTCTTGGGTACCCTCGGGGGCCCAGGCTTCATCTTTTCTGCTTCCGATGGAGACTTGGCTGGAAGTTTAGGAGCCACAATGTCTCGATGTCCATGGGGTCCACAACTGCCCTTCTCCTCGCCCAAGCACGACTGAGAGGCCACCTTGACCACTGCGGTGGTCTGCTTGGTGCTCACGGCGACCTTGGTGTTTTGGCTGTTCAGGTGGACTTGGGATGGGGTGTTGGGAATGCCAGCAACCACTGGAGTTTGGGGTGGACCCCTGGGACCTGAGGCTGCCACTGTAGGGACCAGACACAGGGTCCTGAGCACAGCAGCCACGGAACGTATCTGAGCTGGAGTCTTGGTTATCATCGCCGCCAGGCGAGTCTGAGGTGAGGGCTTGACTGTGGAGCTCGCCTGGGTGGAGGTTTTGGACGAAGTAGATGCTGCACATGgctgaggttgacttctggtgACTGGACGCATCTGGGGTGAAGTCTTTGCCATCATGGGACCAGGGCCAGTCTGTAGTGGGCACTTACTGATGGGAACCCTCGGGCGTGGTGAGGCCTTGATTGTGGAGGTCACAGCACACCCTGGGGGCTGTACCCTGGCTGTGGGGACCACAGACCGCATATGCGGTGCGGTGCTAGAGAATGAAGGATTGGGTCGTACGTGAGCCAGGGGCCTGGTCACCTGGGAAGTCGGGCAGGTTACTGGCTGGTTCTTCATGACCGTTGCTGGGGATGTGGGGCACGTCTGCATCTTCATGACCGTTGCTGGGGATGTGGGGCATGTCTGTAGCACACTCTTGGGTGCTGTGGCCACTGTGGCTGGGGACTTAGGGGCGGGAGCCACTGGACACACCTTGGTAGGGGTCTTGTTGACTGGATACGTATGTGGTGGGGCCTTAGGGACACATGCTTCAGTGTGGACATGGGTCTGGGTCTTCATGGATCCATGGATGGCCTGGATACATCTCCCCGCTGCTGCTGACTCTGGGGTCCCCAATCTGATGGTCTTGGAAGCCACGTGCCTGCTCTTCACACTGTCCCCTTCCAAGTGTCTGATGAGACAGGAGCTCCTGACAGTCTTGGTCAACATGCAGGGTGGATACTTGGGACCTGTGGGTCTGCCAGTCACAGGCTGCTGTGGCAGGAGGCCACCCTTGTGGACTCTGCTGATACAGGGACCTGGGGCTGCTGTGGTGTGTGAAGGGACCAGGCTGTCATTGGACGGGAACTGAGTTTCCTTGCTCACCATGACTGGCGGCGGGTCCTCTGGGGCATGAAAGCGTACCTGCTGTGGGGGGTGATAGGGGATgtcgtcctcctcctccctcttcgcTTTCTTTAAGGTCATCTTGTTGGAGCGCATCAGCCGGCGCGTGCTGAAGCGACGCCAGGCCTCCTGGATGGCCTTGGCCGCCGTCATCTGCGAGATGAGCTTCTGCCGCAGCCGGTAACCCTTCCAGTTGGCTTGGATGACGGTGGCCGCCCTCGAGACCATCATGTCCATTTCGTCCACCAGGATGTTCTTGAAGGCCTGGCTCTCCACCACAGCCCGAAGGCGGGGCACCTGCTGTGAGGACGCTGCTGCCGGCTCCTTGGGTGGACAGGAGTCACTCTGGGGCTGAGGGTACGGCTTGGCGGCTTTCTCCTGATGAGCAGGGGTTtgctggggctgggggaggcaCGGCCCACCCGGTGACGCGAGGTGTGGGAGCTGGAGTGGGGTTGCCGGCTGCATCGCTGCCATTCCTGAGCCGAGTGGCAGAGCCTGGGGGTGACAGGATGGGGTTTGATGGgggggatggacagacagatgggtggagagtgggcggggggggggtggacagacagacaggtggagAGTGGGCGGGGGGGTGGACAGACAGGTGGGTGGAGAGTGGGCGgggggatggacagacagacaggtggagAGTGGGCAaggggatggacagacagacgggTGGAGAGTGGGCgggggatggacagacagacaggtggagagtgggcggggggggggatggacagacagacgggTGGGTGGAGAGTGGGCGGGggggtggacagacagacaggtggagAGTGGGCgggggatggacagacagacaggtggagAGTGGGCAGGGggggtggacagacagacaggtgagtGGAGAGTGGGCGgggggatggacagacagacgggTGGAGAGTGGGCGGGGggggtggacagacagacaggtggagAGTGGGCGgggggatggacagacagacaggtggagAGTGGGCGGGggggtggacagacagacaggtggagAGTGGgggggatggacagacagacaggtggagAGTGGGgggggatggacagacagacaggtggagagtgggcggggggagggggggtggacAGACAGGTGCAGAGTGGGGACAACACCAGCGGCCCTCGGCCCTGTGACATGTGGCCGAggccgcccccccgcccccccgcagGCCCAGCCAGCTCCTTACCTTGGAAGGTCATAGAGTTGGAAAAGGAGCAGAGAAGGCGTAATCTTGGAAGTCAGCCTGTACGAGGAGGCCGTCTTCAGTTCTTCATTCCAAGAAATGTGCACAGCAGCACTCTGGGCTGGTTCTGTCAGAAATACcgacgggaggagggaggatggagcagggaggagggagaggagaggaggcaggatggGGGTGCCTGGGGAGGAGGCCAGTGTCACCCGGCAGTTAACACCTGCACATTCATATAACAGGGATTAGGAGGGTCCCGAGGACACATGCGGGTCGGGGGAGGGGTCCATGTCTTTGTTGTCTAGAAGGGTGAGAacagccacacatgcacacacactcagcacACTATTCAGCCAGAAGTGCAGTCTacaccagcaagatggctcagcgtgGGAGTAACTGGCCAAGCCGGACccaagttcaagccccagaacctcCTGAGTGGGAGGAGGTTAGCAGCTCCCGCAAGTCATCTGCGTCTGCATGTACTCCTGGCGCATGCACCCCCCACGCAAATTAATactcatcaattaaaaaaattaggtcaggggctggagagggctcagtggttagcggcacttgtggctcttgcagaggacctgggttcggctcccagcacccacgtgacaaTTCACAACCGTCTGAAACGCCAGTCTCAGCAGAtacgacgccctcttctggcctcaacaggcaccagacacacatgtggtacacagacatacatgcaggtaaagtacctatgcacataaaaaagggaaaacagaacaataaaaaaCTAGACTACTCCTGGGAGCACACCCCTAACCCACAcccgggaggcaaaggcaggtgaatcggtgcaagtttaaggccagcctgggctacagaataagaccctgtctaCATAGATAAATGATAGTCAAATGATCCTAATTTAATTTTCCTACCAAATAtgcaccttttaaaaatatatttattggtttttgagacagggtttctctgtgtagccttagctgtcctggatctccaccACATGgctgaaatgtatttatttgtattttatgtgcattggtgttttgcctgcatgtatgtctgtgtaaaggtgtcagatcttggagttacagacaggtgtgagacgccacgtgggtgctgggaattgaacccggatcctctggaagagcagtaagtgctcttcactactgagccgtctctccagccctccaaatATGCACTTTAAACACAAAGACTTGGACGTGTTGAATGTAAATAAGTCGAGACAAATGCACCAGGCCAAGGGCGAGAGCTCCCAGGTTGTCATGACTGTGTCCACAGAAGAGACACAATCAGAAGACCAAGGGTCAACAGACACACCACACCTGACAGAGACCCGGCGGTGCTGAAGACACAGCCGACTAATCCACAGTCGCAGCTGGAGGGGTTTGACTCATTTTTCTTCGTGAtacagtttctctctgtagccctggccgtcctggatctcgctctgtagaccaggctggcctcgaactcacagagatccgcctgcctctgcctcccgagtgctgggattaaaggcgtgcgccaccacgtctggctataatctttttaaaatattgttttatatgtgtatctgtgagtgtgcgtgtgtgacGTGTGTGCGTGCTTCAGTTACAGGCACGTGCACTTGCTCAGGCTGTTCTCTGGGCACTGGGATCCAAGCTGGTTTTCATGACTGAGGAGCAATTGCTCTTGAGCAGAGCCATCCCCACATGCCTCCCTGCCTTCTGTCGTTTTTAGTTTTTAcaatttatttcatgtatatgaatgttttctctgtgtgtatgtctatgcattATGTGTATGCAAtgcctgtggatgccagaagagagcgTCGGATCCCCAGGGTgggagttagagatggctgtgaacccctatgtgggtgctgggaatcaaagtggATTCTCTAGGAAAGCAGTCTTAGAtcctgagtcgtctctccagcccgtttTATCATTTGATTtcattaaagattatttttagtgttatttatatatgtatctggatagtttatgtcaacttgacacaagctggagtcatcagagaggcaggagcctcagctgagaaaatgtcctATGAGGTgagcctgtgggcattttcttcattagtgattgatggtggagCGGGGACACACCTGGGCTGGTGGGCCTGGGAGCTGTAAGAAAGCCATGGGAAgcataagcagcacccctccctggcctctgcatcagctcctgcctccaggttcctgccctgtgtgagctcctgtctgacttccttccatgatgaacagagatgtggaagtataagccaaatac contains:
- the Iqcn gene encoding IQ domain-containing protein N is translated as MAAMQPATPLQLPHLASPGGPCLPQPQQTPAHQEKAAKPYPQPQSDSCPPKEPAAASSQQVPRLRAVVESQAFKNILVDEMDMMVSRAATVIQANWKGYRLRQKLISQMTAAKAIQEAWRRFSTRRLMRSNKMTLKKAKREEEDDIPYHPPQQVRFHAPEDPPPVMVSKETQFPSNDSLVPSHTTAAPGPCISRVHKGGLLPQQPVTGRPTGPKYPPCMLTKTVRSSCLIRHLEGDSVKSRHVASKTIRLGTPESAAAGRCIQAIHGSMKTQTHVHTEACVPKAPPHTYPVNKTPTKVCPVAPAPKSPATVATAPKSVLQTCPTSPATVMKMQTCPTSPATVMKNQPVTCPTSQVTRPLAHVRPNPSFSSTAPHMRSVVPTARVQPPGCAVTSTIKASPRPRVPISKCPLQTGPGPMMAKTSPQMRPVTRSQPQPCAASTSSKTSTQASSTVKPSPQTRLAAMITKTPAQIRSVAAVLRTLCLVPTVAASGPRGPPQTPVVAGIPNTPSQVHLNSQNTKVAVSTKQTTAVVKVASQSCLGEEKGSCGPHGHRDIVAPKLPAKSPSEAEKMKPGPPRVPKKEAAPKTNATIVTRALSWTRVTEDRNKPLTQIQQKAEVVKIHSKVYMPEEMTVTLSQAQLAVPLTTASSQVQPPTSHPRAPPSSPVSKALSQSHPISGLATGLLEGRRPPVGPSAAPSSSPLAAHLMSLTAQLQPASEQTRPVSRAHPAASCSATASPKARSPGMTFVPPEGYPNTCPLTPTSQHHMASHPTKSSPQLRLPAEHSKTTNTKPAKAACQVCPPTKLSKAPSLAHLITCLAKAPSQAHLPMGLAKTQPQAELASETAKCLLAAHPATDLSSKTQSQPLLGTTKTPVQFWQHFGTLNTGPRAKPDDRNMTQPPLHSHAQNKATQNPRSVATDIQGMLVPLLTPTGPPVCNAESWGDRGQTQNPAPPPVPSQAVSCHEDLAASIASLCADLVAMLGSPEDLRTLLAKTLSQGEVRTALSQALSREVLGPSVVKALPQGMLGMALMKVLSWGELGITLSRALSRGELRPELSKATQGKLAEVLCKVLTEDERTTLSQALCQGELGAVFTQSLAQMAQRTGAFLPKATSKMVGSRMTAAPAPVEVTCSGSLSVAWGPALGPVRARCSKGPVDAGPAAGQSWNSKVPSVSVRATAHAGVPRGTWHPSRGHRPWEPSGAEAALDHKPSAELLVSVRAMEKVVVQAIITIQACARGYLVRRTVKVWHQWATIIQATWRGYRVRRNLARLLRATTIIQAAWRGYCTRRALAHQVLLPTMWPGHGGRAQGNSDTRNSSEHRCFLSCQPDVCSLCLALGPRAESPPSVVMLVGSQPRTCHVCGHTLSTRVVQGFGQGVSVQSGSHWASVPRPPPPHPLLSQQHRAATLIQAAWKGHRTRRQISQQQSAAKTVQATWRGHYTRSCLTTDALLGTGSPWANSRDTSRRTSRAYSLHWPGV